From the genome of Brevibacterium sp. JSBI002, one region includes:
- a CDS encoding isochorismatase family protein: MAKALLIVDVQNDFTEGGALGVTGGDAVAEGITAHLAAHAGDYDAIIASRDWHDADNDNGGHFSDSPDFIDSWPVHCVAGTDGAAFDPLLDTAAITHEVRKGQGKPDYSAFQGITDTGSRLGELLGDLTITEVDVVGIATDHCVRASALDALSAGLSVRVLTDLVAGVGDESSRAALAEVEKAGAILD; the protein is encoded by the coding sequence ATGGCCAAGGCACTCCTCATCGTCGATGTCCAGAATGACTTCACCGAAGGCGGCGCGCTCGGCGTGACCGGCGGTGACGCCGTCGCCGAAGGCATCACCGCTCACCTCGCCGCACATGCCGGCGACTACGACGCGATCATCGCTTCCCGCGACTGGCACGATGCCGACAATGACAACGGCGGCCACTTCAGTGACTCCCCGGACTTCATCGATTCCTGGCCCGTCCACTGCGTCGCAGGCACCGACGGTGCGGCTTTCGATCCGTTGCTCGATACCGCGGCCATCACCCACGAGGTCCGCAAGGGCCAAGGCAAACCCGACTATTCGGCTTTCCAGGGGATCACGGACACGGGGAGCCGCCTCGGCGAGCTTCTTGGCGATCTCACCATCACCGAGGTGGACGTCGTCGGCATCGCCACCGACCACTGCGTACGCGCTTCCGCACTCGACGCGCTGAGCGCGGGGCTGAGCGTTCGCGTGCTCACCGACCTCGTCGCGGGCGTCGGAGACGAGTCGAGCAGGGCCGCCCTCGCGGAGGTCGAGAAAGCGGGGGCCATACTCGACTGA
- a CDS encoding DoxX family protein, with protein MLFGPSLLQTAGRMLTAPIFITGGLSAVKDPAGKAAVAESTLDSIREYVPGLPDDNELLVRINGGVQILAGATLLLGIKPRLSALAFAGSLIPTTLAGHSFWEMEGGDAKAHQTQFSKNLAALGGLLLIAGDSDNAKAIEKAAKKAEKRALKQA; from the coding sequence ATGCTTTTCGGACCATCGCTGCTGCAGACGGCAGGACGCATGCTCACCGCACCGATCTTCATCACCGGCGGGCTCTCGGCTGTGAAGGATCCCGCAGGGAAGGCGGCGGTGGCTGAATCGACCCTGGACTCCATCCGCGAATACGTGCCCGGACTTCCCGACGACAACGAACTGCTCGTGCGCATCAACGGCGGCGTGCAGATCCTCGCCGGTGCCACCCTCCTGCTCGGCATCAAGCCGCGACTCTCGGCACTGGCGTTTGCAGGCTCCCTCATCCCGACCACGCTGGCCGGACACTCCTTCTGGGAGATGGAGGGCGGCGACGCGAAGGCCCACCAGACCCAGTTCTCGAAGAACCTCGCGGCCCTCGGCGGACTGCTCCTCATCGCCGGGGACAGTGACAACGCCAAGGCCATCGAGAAGGCCGCGAAGAAGGCCGAGAAGCGCGCCCTCAAGCAAGCCTGA
- a CDS encoding CPBP family intramembrane glutamic endopeptidase — protein MNTQTHSQSGFAEATGPAEPSPQPAIQPHPPGTTDSMSGPTASAMDGSHTPAEDVDAKGRPLAVVPARVPWLEIGIFAVTAFGLAWIACLPLWFSAEGIGDPVLLLACGSAMMFTPLIASIIASIVQRRRARARGEVLASAPRYFGFWPLRAFGRVMWMTVAAFFGIMVLIILGYLLSAALGWLSLDLTGLSGFKAQAATLPGMDSVPTAGAIAVYLGLMLISSLGNIFVTIGEEFGWRGWLLTSLRPLGTWPALLIVGAVWGLWHSPLILLGYNFGRPDITGVGFMVGGCIAVGILFGWLRLRTGSVWPAVFAHAALNGCGAMLLGLFVDAGAQTPDPALVAFLGVAGWIVSAVVIVVLVLAGQFRKQPELGIKKPKIGTEAGL, from the coding sequence GTGAACACGCAGACGCACAGTCAATCCGGATTCGCCGAGGCGACCGGCCCGGCCGAGCCATCACCTCAGCCCGCCATCCAACCCCACCCGCCCGGAACGACGGATTCCATGTCCGGTCCGACCGCCTCGGCGATGGATGGATCGCACACCCCCGCCGAGGATGTCGACGCGAAAGGACGGCCGCTCGCCGTCGTGCCCGCTCGGGTCCCGTGGCTCGAGATCGGAATCTTCGCCGTCACCGCATTCGGGCTCGCTTGGATTGCCTGCCTGCCGCTGTGGTTCTCCGCGGAGGGGATCGGCGATCCCGTTCTGCTTCTGGCCTGCGGCAGCGCCATGATGTTCACTCCGCTCATCGCGAGCATCATCGCCTCCATCGTCCAGCGCCGCCGCGCCCGTGCCAGGGGAGAGGTCCTGGCCAGTGCTCCGCGCTACTTCGGCTTCTGGCCGCTGCGCGCCTTCGGGCGGGTCATGTGGATGACGGTGGCCGCCTTCTTCGGAATCATGGTGCTCATCATCCTCGGCTATCTCCTCAGTGCGGCCCTCGGGTGGCTGAGCCTTGATCTCACCGGGCTGTCCGGGTTCAAGGCGCAGGCAGCCACACTGCCCGGCATGGACTCGGTGCCGACCGCGGGCGCCATCGCCGTCTATCTGGGGCTGATGCTCATCAGTTCGTTGGGCAACATCTTCGTCACCATCGGTGAGGAGTTCGGTTGGAGGGGCTGGCTGCTCACCAGCCTGCGCCCCTTAGGAACCTGGCCGGCGCTGCTCATCGTCGGTGCCGTCTGGGGCCTGTGGCACTCACCGCTGATCCTGCTCGGCTACAACTTCGGCCGCCCCGACATCACCGGCGTGGGCTTCATGGTCGGCGGGTGCATCGCAGTCGGCATCCTCTTCGGCTGGCTGCGCCTCCGCACGGGTTCGGTCTGGCCAGCGGTCTTCGCGCACGCCGCACTCAACGGATGCGGGGCCATGCTTCTCGGGTTGTTCGTCGACGCCGGGGCGCAGACGCCGGACCCTGCCCTCGTCGCCTTCCTCGGGGTGGCCGGATGGATTGTCTCTGCCGTTGTCATCGTCGTCCTCGTCCTCGCCGGCCAGTTCCGCAAGCAGCCGGAACTGGGAATCAAGAAGCCGAAGATCGGCACCGAGGCCGGCCTCTGA